A stretch of DNA from Candidatus Latescibacter sp.:
ATGGTTATCCCAGATGTGACAATGGAGGCTACTGCAATGAAACCTGTGGTATCCATACTCAATTCCTTTCTTTTTCTTTTTTTATTCCCCGCTCGCCTGGGTCCCGGAAGCGATGTAGACAGCGGCCAGAACGGTAAAAATGAAAGCCTGTATCTGCCCGATCAAAAGCTCGAACACCTGCATGACGATGGGCAGGAACAGGGGGACAAACAGGATCAGAACCCCGCCGATTATTGTGCCGCTCATCACGTTCCCGAAGAGACGCACCGCCAGAGCCAGTGTCCGGGAGAATTCCCCTATAATGTGAAAGGGCGCCATGAAAACAGTGGGTTTGATATAGTGCTTCAAATAGCCCCGCAGCCCCCGTCCCGATATTCCGAAAATGGGGACCGCAAAAAATACGCAGACCGCCAGCGCCCCGGTGGTGGAAATCGACCCGGTGGGAGGGTGGTAGCCCGGTACCACGCTGAGCAGGTTCGAAATGGAGATGAACAGGAAGAGGGTTCCCAGGAACGGCAGGTAACGGCCCGGCGCCTGGCGGGTGACATCGCGAATTTGATCTTCAATTATGGACACGATGGCTTCAAGGAAAGTCTGCCAGCGGGAAGGAATGGTTTCCCCGGTGAGGTTTCGGGTGGAAAGCCACGAAACCACCACAATCAGCGCCATCACTATCCAGGTAAAGAGCAGGGTGGCGTTCAGGGTTATCGGACCCCGGCTCCAGAAAATCAGAGAGTCAGGACTGATTTCCATGACAGTTTTCCTTTCTCTCCGCTTTCTGCGGACCCCAGCGGTGGGTGAGAATCGTTCTTACCAGTAAAAAACCGGCGAGGCTGACAATCACACCCGGCCACGATGCAATCCATACCGCAGCCAGGAAAATTAAGAGGCTTATCCCCATGCGCACGATAAAGCCGCCTAAAAAGAGCATCGACGGCCTGTTCGACCGTGAAAGCTGCTCCACGGTAAGCCGCAGGATGCCCAAATGCACGAATCCGAGCGCCAGCCCAAAAATAAGCGCCAGGAAGAGGCCAAAAAATTCATTCATCCCCATTCTTCTTCTCGATAATTTTTCGCTGCCGGGAGACCCAGAACCACGCATTCAGACAGCCCAGAACCGCCCCGATGAACAGAAAGGTAAGCGTCCACGAAACGCGGCTGGGCCACCATCGGTCGATCCAGAGTCCAAGAGCCACACCTCCAAGGAGGGGAACGGTTACCGACCACCCGATAATACCGAACATGCCCAGTCCGAACCAGAGCGAATGGTTAGTTCCCTCCCGGGCGCGCCGCTTGCGGGCTTCCTTCTTCGATATTTCCCCGGCAAACTTGTCCTCAGGCATTCTTTCCCCAGTCATAGAAACGGCGGACAAAATCCGCCTCCAGTTTCGCCAGAACGGACCGTGCTTTTTTCTCACGGTCATCCAGGACTTCGAATTCTTCCTCGACCGATCTCCTTAACGCTCCCAGGTCGGGGCCGCGTATTGCACGCCGGGTCGAAATCTGCACTTCTCCCCCCTGTTTCACCAGCACACCCTCGTCTAGTGCAAAAAATTCTTCCTTACCGGATAAAGAAGTGAAGGAAAGAATTCCCGGCGCAAGCGCCGCCGCAAAGTCGATGTGGCGGGGCAGAAGGGCAAAGGAGCCGTTTACTGCTTCGGCGACGATCTTTGCAGCCTCCGTTTCCAAAAACACCTCGGTGGGGAGAAGGATTTTCAGCCTCATGGCTTTTTTACCTCGTCGACCGTACCGATCATGTACAGCGCCTTTTCGGGATAATCGGCGAATTCATCGTTCAGGATTCGTTCGCAGCCATCGAGGGCATCATTCAGCCCCACCATCTTCCCGGTAAGGCCGGTGAACTGCTCGGTGGTATAAAAGGGCTGAGTAAGAAAGCGCTCCAGCCTGCGGGCGCGGTGCACCGTGCGCTGATCTTCCCGTGAAAGCTCCTCAAGTCCCAGCATGGCGATGATATCTTTCAATTCCTCGTATTCCGCCAGGGTGTGACGGATTCTCTGGGCCAGGGTGTAATGCCGCTCGCCCACGATCAGCGGGATGAGCATGTTCGACTGCGACTGGAGGGGATCAACCGCCGGGTAAAAACCCTGGCTTGAGCGTTTCCTGGAGAGTACAATCGAGGCGGACAGATGTCCGAATGTATGCACTGCGGCGGGATCGGTAAAATCATCCGCCGGAACATACACCGCCTGAATGGAAGTGATGGCCCCGGAACGGGTGCTGCAGATACGCTCCTCAAGGCCTGCCAGCTCCGTGGCCAGGGTGGGTTGATACCCGACCCGTGAAGGGATCTGCCCCATCAGCCCGGAAACTTCGGCTCCCGCCTGGATGAAACGAAAAATGTTATCTATCAGGAGGAGTACATCTAGGTGGAGGTCATCACGGAAATATTCGGCCATTGTCAGGCCGGCGTGGCCGACCCGGAAACGGGTCCCCGGCTGTTCGTTCATCTGTCCGAAGATGAGAGTCGCCTTGTCCAGGACGCCTACTTCCCGAATTTCACGGTATAACTCCTCGCCCTCACGGTTCCTCTCGC
This window harbors:
- a CDS encoding F0F1 ATP synthase subunit A — translated: MEISPDSLIFWSRGPITLNATLLFTWIVMALIVVVSWLSTRNLTGETIPSRWQTFLEAIVSIIEDQIRDVTRQAPGRYLPFLGTLFLFISISNLLSVVPGYHPPTGSISTTGALAVCVFFAVPIFGISGRGLRGYLKHYIKPTVFMAPFHIIGEFSRTLALAVRLFGNVMSGTIIGGVLILFVPLFLPIVMQVFELLIGQIQAFIFTVLAAVYIASGTQASGE
- a CDS encoding ATP synthase subunit I, with protein sequence MNEFFGLFLALIFGLALGFVHLGILRLTVEQLSRSNRPSMLFLGGFIVRMGISLLIFLAAVWIASWPGVIVSLAGFLLVRTILTHRWGPQKAERKENCHGNQS
- a CDS encoding AtpZ/AtpI family protein — protein: MPEDKFAGEISKKEARKRRAREGTNHSLWFGLGMFGIIGWSVTVPLLGGVALGLWIDRWWPSRVSWTLTFLFIGAVLGCLNAWFWVSRQRKIIEKKNGDE
- a CDS encoding F0F1 ATP synthase subunit epsilon; translated protein: MRLKILLPTEVFLETEAAKIVAEAVNGSFALLPRHIDFAAALAPGILSFTSLSGKEEFFALDEGVLVKQGGEVQISTRRAIRGPDLGALRRSVEEEFEVLDDREKKARSVLAKLEADFVRRFYDWGKNA
- the atpD gene encoding F0F1 ATP synthase subunit beta; protein product: MQNFEQTKPPEMGIVTAVRSSVVDAFFPGHLPKIQNRLETGQNRNVVVEAVTHLGAGQVRGIALTPTYGLARGTPVIDTGIPLRVPVGKMLLGRIFNVFGEPIDRKGDVQGDEWRSIYGHPIPLSERVASTEIFQTGIKVIDILSPMERGGKAGLFGGAGVGKTVLIMEMIHNMAGGHEGVSVFCGIGERNREGEELYREIREVGVLDKATLIFGQMNEQPGTRFRVGHAGLTMAEYFRDDLHLDVLLLIDNIFRFIQAGAEVSGLMGQIPSRVGYQPTLATELAGLEERICSTRSGAITSIQAVYVPADDFTDPAAVHTFGHLSASIVLSRKRSSQGFYPAVDPLQSQSNMLIPLIVGERHYTLAQRIRHTLAEYEELKDIIAMLGLEELSREDQRTVHRARRLERFLTQPFYTTEQFTGLTGKMVGLNDALDGCERILNDEFADYPEKALYMIGTVDEVKKP